A single Montipora foliosa isolate CH-2021 chromosome 7, ASM3666993v2, whole genome shotgun sequence DNA region contains:
- the LOC138010956 gene encoding uncharacterized protein isoform X2 — translation MASTSGGGGGHGGKRKNSGRKRIFRDSKEAKKEWERCRKRIYLENNIFKSWLQAKFNAGYEACTDSAFAAHLLSLEFRRRDESSVDVLSSSISHVTRKHVDVGVEIEGPPTSTPVKPSVEPCIVESPIVGCQEQSPVKCSLDGSTANNLTTPHENSNLKLNSSLFTDDEGSAEESEDSSSEIVRYKKLYNSAILQLNADDSISDDSGAESEEMDLNFIESNSSDDESLMEDVGTLVEESDVEMPTEDIPCVEDRPDVSCVDDRPDVSCVDDRPDVPCVEDRPDVPCVEDRPECGPHRKLSRGEDLFKFRKEVKLARERKFICSLDLFLKLFEGSCKTPDCDKALQVKHHFVGTTLVVNTWCKDGHTFRFASSEELNGMFSNNLQAAAAILLSGNNFSKVSRMADFMGLSFLSSSTFYRMQRLYLFPAVEEWWSWMREELVKEFAGSEVVVGGDGQCDSPGFSAKNLCYFLMEITSSYILEIEVRDKRHVGLASTNMEKDALKNALSRLKNVLNVVELATDASSSIKKLIANEFGEVFHSLDVWHKSKSIRKCLAKIGQAKSMSKIKAWSDAIIKHFWYCCCVCKQSESTSDEEALKVMKDKWIGLLHHVCDSHVWLSGKCDHEDQVHNPSLPWFDRRDNDYAELQKIILNPELLESFKYYTHRQHRMCQQPVTSVHTKENTL, via the exons atggcgtcgactAGTGGTGGTGGCGGCGGTCAcggaggaaaaaggaaaaattcagGTCGAAAGCGGATATTTCGCGATTCAAAAGAGGCGAAGAAGGAGTGGGAGAGATGTCGCAAACGTATTTAccttgaaaataacatttttaaatCGTGGCTTCAGGCAAAATTTAACGCAGGATACGAAGCCTGTACTGACAGCGCCTTCGCAGCGCATTTGTTGTCATTGGAATTTCGTAGGAG AGATGAATCAAGCGTAGACGTCCTTTCTAGTTCGATCTCTCATGTGACGCGAAAACATGTCGATGTCGGTGTGGAAATTGAAG GGCCACCGACCTCAACTCCTGTGAAGCCTTCGGTTGAGCCATGTATTGTTGAATCACCGATCGTTGGTTGTCAAGAACAAAGTCCAGTCAAATGTTCCCTCGATGGAAGCACTGCTAACAACCTTACCACACCTCATGAAAA TTCCAATTTGAAATTGAACTCTTCACTTTTTACTGACGATGAGGGATCAGCAGAGGAGTCAGAAGACAGTTCTTCTGAAATTGTGAG atACAAGAAGCTATATAATTCTGCCATCCTACAGTTGAATGCTGATGACTCCATTTCAGATGATAGTGGTGCTGAGTCTGAGGAAATGGA TCTGAATTTCATTGAAAGCAATTCGTCTGATGATGAAAGTTTGATGGAAGATGTGGGCACTCTTGTGGAGGAATCTGATGTTGAGATGCCTACAGAAGATATTCCATGTGTGGAGGATAGACCAGATGTTTCATGTGTGGATGACAGACCAGATGTTTCATGTGTGGATGACAGACCAGATGTTCCATGTGTGGAGGACAGACCAGATGTTCCATGCGTGGAGGATAGACCAGAATGTGGGCCTCACCGCAAACTAAGCAGAGGTGAAGACCTCTTCAAGTTTCGTAAAGAGGTTAAACTTGCCAGAGAGAGAAAGTTTATCTGCTCCCTAGACCTTTTTCTAAAGTTGTTTGAGGGAAGTTGTAAGACACCTGACTGTGACAAAGCCCTACAGGTCAAACATCACTTTGTGGGAACAACACTTGTTGTAAATACATGGTGCAAGGATGGACACACCTTCAGGTTTGCCTCATCTGAGGAGTTAAATGGCATGTTTAGCAACAACTTACAGGCTGCAGCAGCAATCCTTCTGTCAGGCAACAATTTCAGCAAAGTCAGTCGAATGGCTGACTTCATGGGCCTGTCCTTTCTGTCATCTTCAACTTTCTATCGTATGCAGCGACTATATTTGTTTCCAGCAGTTGAGGAGTGGTGGTCCTGGATGCGTGAAGAGTTGGTGAAGGAGTTTGCTGGTTCTGAGGTAGTTGTGGGTGGAGATGGACAATGTGACTCTCCTGGGTTCAGTGCCAAGAACCTATGTTATTTCCTGATGGAAATAACCTCAAGTTACATCCTAGAAATTGAGGTGAGGGACAAGCGTCACGTGGGCCTTGCATCTACAAACATGGAAAAGGacgctttgaaaaatgcattatCCAGGCTTAAAAATGTACTTAATGTCGTTGAGTTGGCAACTGATGCATCATCTTCCATTAAAAAGCTTATTG caaatGAGTTTGGGGAAGTCTTTCATAGCCTTGATGTTTGGCACAAGTCCAAGAGCATCAGGAAATGCTTGGCCAAG ATAGGACAAGCCAAGTCCATGAGTAAAATAAAAGCCTGGTCAGATGCTATCATCAAGCACTTCTGGTATTGCTGCTGTGTGTGTAAGCAGTCAGAATCCACATCTGATGAAGAGGCTTTAAAGGTGATGAAA GATAAGTGGATTGGCCTCCTACACCATGTGTGTGATTCACATGTCTGGTTGTCTGGGAAATGCGACCACGAAGACCAGGTCCATAACCCCAGTCTACCTTGGTTTGATAGGCGTGACAATGACTATGCAGAGTtgcaaaagataattttaaaccCGGAGTTACTTGAAAGTTTCAAATACTAT ACACACAGGCAACATCGAATGTGCCAACAGCCTGTCACTAGTGTACACACCAAAGAGAACACCCTTTAG
- the LOC138010948 gene encoding uncharacterized protein: MAATRNTNVSEFRLVLNKLKDLQEKLEKSDQSAVANQLTDINDSLRINEGNQSDFSDAVFQTLAGIQATMERGFKAMDERVAALESKIAGCDSSLAEGSSSDAGTPPSSSRKRKIPRHPDLSHYIRSKMDQLGLLWNTEKKENEPPNQTVVTTILKEVKEIDQIKNDSLCTERRILDAISQNYCSNKKRRRQLDNGTYEQYQKEQKRRQRIKRKLEKRLKGVSEEEKNGRLYESLHPSLMSSDESDQEEETLLNRPLRWRAEEVSNFFQMLDIRYRTSMSSQQRRQCANRRVGPPSRRGSSDVPEKLHWAVTS, encoded by the exons ATGGCGGCTACCCGGAACACCAATGTGTCGGAATTCAGGTTGGTTCTGAATAAACTGAAAGATCTCCAGGAGAAGTTGGAAAAGAGTGATCAATCGGCAGTAGCAAACCAGTTGACCGACATCAACGACTCGTTAAGAATCAACGAAGGAAACCAAAGCGATTTTTCTGATGCGGTATTTCAGACCTTGGCAGGGATTCAGGCTACCATGGAGAGGGGATTTAAAGCCATGGACGAGAGGGTTGCTGCTCTTGAAAGCAAAATAGCTGGTTGTGACTCAAGTCTTGCCGAGGGAAGCAGTAGTGACGCTGGAACTCCACCAAGTTCTTCAAGGAAACGAAAAATTCCTCGACACCCCGATCTCTCG CACTATATCCGGTCCAAAATGGATCAGCTGGGACTCTTGTGGAACACAGAGAAGAA GGAGAATGAACCACCCAACCAGACTGTAGTTACCACAATTTTAAAGGAGGTTAAAGAAATTGATCAAATTAAAAACGATTCTCTCTGTACCGAGAGGCGAATTCTAG ATGCAATTTCCCAAAACTACTGTTCCAATAAAAAAAGGAGGCGTCAGTTGGACAATGGAACCTATGAACAGTAtcagaaagagcagaaaagGAGACAGAGAATCAAAAGA aaactagaaaaaaGACTGAAAGGTGTatcagaagaagaaaagaatggCAGACTGTATGAAAGCTTACATCCTAGCCTGATGTCGTCAGATGAATCAGACCAGGAAGAGGAGACACTGCTTAACAGGCCATTGAGATGGAGGGCAGAGGAAGTGTCAAACTTCTTTCAAATGCTAGATATTAGATATAGAACATCTATGTCTAGTCAGCAAAGGCGACAATGTGCGAATAGGAGAGTTGGTCCACCAAGTAGGAGAGGAAGCAGTGATGTCCCAGAGAAGTTACACTGGGCCGTCACTTCATAA
- the LOC138010956 gene encoding uncharacterized protein isoform X1, translating into MASTSGGGGGHGGKRKNSGRKRIFRDSKEAKKEWERCRKRIYLENNIFKSWLQAKFNAGYEACTDSAFAAHLLSLEFRRRDESSVDVLSSSISHVTRKHVDVGVEIEGPPTSTPVKPSVEPCIVESPIVGCQEQSPVKCSLDGSTANNLTTPHENSNLKLNSSLFTDDEGSAEESEDSSSEIVRYKKLYNSAILQLNADDSISDDSGAESEEMDLNFIESNSSDDESLMEDVGTLVEESDVEMPTEDIPCVEDRPDVSCVDDRPDVSCVDDRPDVPCVEDRPDVPCVEDRPECGPHRKLSRGEDLFKFRKEVKLARERKFICSLDLFLKLFEGSCKTPDCDKALQVKHHFVGTTLVVNTWCKDGHTFRFASSEELNGMFSNNLQAAAAILLSGNNFSKVSRMADFMGLSFLSSSTFYRMQRLYLFPAVEEWWSWMREELVKEFAGSEVVVGGDGQCDSPGFSAKNLCYFLMEITSSYILEIEVRDKRHVGLASTNMEKDALKNALSRLKNVLNVVELATDASSSIKKLIANEFGEVFHSLDVWHKSKSIRKCLAKIGQAKSMSKIKAWSDAIIKHFWYCCCVCKQSESTSDEEALKVMKDKWIGLLHHVCDSHVWLSGKCDHEDQVHNPSLPWFDRRDNDYAELQKIILNPELLESFKYYVRFRHTGNIECANSLSLVYTPKRTPFSYRAYKVRKYLAAMDWNFHLGLASATNKSGSEITSRKYNQRTKQWDLRTVKALKTYEYIPLLIARILHSRLADNDIVTRNVSLNASDPRLLAPTIAANPPPSSNELLQRRSRFSLPSKDNDPEDTDNNTSPMEH; encoded by the exons atggcgtcgactAGTGGTGGTGGCGGCGGTCAcggaggaaaaaggaaaaattcagGTCGAAAGCGGATATTTCGCGATTCAAAAGAGGCGAAGAAGGAGTGGGAGAGATGTCGCAAACGTATTTAccttgaaaataacatttttaaatCGTGGCTTCAGGCAAAATTTAACGCAGGATACGAAGCCTGTACTGACAGCGCCTTCGCAGCGCATTTGTTGTCATTGGAATTTCGTAGGAG AGATGAATCAAGCGTAGACGTCCTTTCTAGTTCGATCTCTCATGTGACGCGAAAACATGTCGATGTCGGTGTGGAAATTGAAG GGCCACCGACCTCAACTCCTGTGAAGCCTTCGGTTGAGCCATGTATTGTTGAATCACCGATCGTTGGTTGTCAAGAACAAAGTCCAGTCAAATGTTCCCTCGATGGAAGCACTGCTAACAACCTTACCACACCTCATGAAAA TTCCAATTTGAAATTGAACTCTTCACTTTTTACTGACGATGAGGGATCAGCAGAGGAGTCAGAAGACAGTTCTTCTGAAATTGTGAG atACAAGAAGCTATATAATTCTGCCATCCTACAGTTGAATGCTGATGACTCCATTTCAGATGATAGTGGTGCTGAGTCTGAGGAAATGGA TCTGAATTTCATTGAAAGCAATTCGTCTGATGATGAAAGTTTGATGGAAGATGTGGGCACTCTTGTGGAGGAATCTGATGTTGAGATGCCTACAGAAGATATTCCATGTGTGGAGGATAGACCAGATGTTTCATGTGTGGATGACAGACCAGATGTTTCATGTGTGGATGACAGACCAGATGTTCCATGTGTGGAGGACAGACCAGATGTTCCATGCGTGGAGGATAGACCAGAATGTGGGCCTCACCGCAAACTAAGCAGAGGTGAAGACCTCTTCAAGTTTCGTAAAGAGGTTAAACTTGCCAGAGAGAGAAAGTTTATCTGCTCCCTAGACCTTTTTCTAAAGTTGTTTGAGGGAAGTTGTAAGACACCTGACTGTGACAAAGCCCTACAGGTCAAACATCACTTTGTGGGAACAACACTTGTTGTAAATACATGGTGCAAGGATGGACACACCTTCAGGTTTGCCTCATCTGAGGAGTTAAATGGCATGTTTAGCAACAACTTACAGGCTGCAGCAGCAATCCTTCTGTCAGGCAACAATTTCAGCAAAGTCAGTCGAATGGCTGACTTCATGGGCCTGTCCTTTCTGTCATCTTCAACTTTCTATCGTATGCAGCGACTATATTTGTTTCCAGCAGTTGAGGAGTGGTGGTCCTGGATGCGTGAAGAGTTGGTGAAGGAGTTTGCTGGTTCTGAGGTAGTTGTGGGTGGAGATGGACAATGTGACTCTCCTGGGTTCAGTGCCAAGAACCTATGTTATTTCCTGATGGAAATAACCTCAAGTTACATCCTAGAAATTGAGGTGAGGGACAAGCGTCACGTGGGCCTTGCATCTACAAACATGGAAAAGGacgctttgaaaaatgcattatCCAGGCTTAAAAATGTACTTAATGTCGTTGAGTTGGCAACTGATGCATCATCTTCCATTAAAAAGCTTATTG caaatGAGTTTGGGGAAGTCTTTCATAGCCTTGATGTTTGGCACAAGTCCAAGAGCATCAGGAAATGCTTGGCCAAG ATAGGACAAGCCAAGTCCATGAGTAAAATAAAAGCCTGGTCAGATGCTATCATCAAGCACTTCTGGTATTGCTGCTGTGTGTGTAAGCAGTCAGAATCCACATCTGATGAAGAGGCTTTAAAGGTGATGAAA GATAAGTGGATTGGCCTCCTACACCATGTGTGTGATTCACATGTCTGGTTGTCTGGGAAATGCGACCACGAAGACCAGGTCCATAACCCCAGTCTACCTTGGTTTGATAGGCGTGACAATGACTATGCAGAGTtgcaaaagataattttaaaccCGGAGTTACTTGAAAGTTTCAAATACTATGTGAGGTTCAG ACACACAGGCAACATCGAATGTGCCAACAGCCTGTCACTAGTGTACACACCAAAGAGAACACCCTTTAG TTACAGGGCTTACAAGGTTAGGAAGTACCTAGCAGCCATGGACTGGAACTTCCATCTAGGTCTTGCTTCAGCCACCAATAAGTCAGGCAGCGAGATCACCTCTCGGAAGTATAATCAACGGACCAAGCAGTGGGATTTGAGAACTGTCAAGGCTCTCAAGACCTATGAGTACATCCCACTCCTCATAGCTAGAATTTTACATAGCAGATTGGCAGATAATGATATTGTCACACGTAATGTGTCACTCAATGCAAGTGACCCTAGGCTTTTGGCACCCACTATTGCTGCTAACCCTCCCCCATCCTCAAATGAATTGTTGCAAAGGAGGAGTAGATTTAGTCTGCCCTCTAAGGATAATGATCCAGAGGACACAGACAACAACACTTCACCTATGGAGCATTAA